In Candidatus Liberimonas magnetica, one DNA window encodes the following:
- a CDS encoding type IV pilus twitching motility protein PilT: MLNMEELLKLLVEKKASDLHLTPGVSPMLRIDGEMVSTDFDKLTPDVCQKLVYSLLTDTQKEKFEANNELDLSFGIKGVGRVRMNVFRQRGSVSAALRSIPTKILTFDDLNLPPVVYTLMKLKKGLVLITGATGSGKSTTLASMIDYLNENRQGHIITIEDPIEYIHYHKKCIVNQREVGADTGSFPSALKYVLRQDPDVILIGEMRDLETISAALTIAETGHLVFATLHTTDAASTINRIIDVFPPHQQFQIRSQLSLTLQAVFAQQLIQLTSGQGRTLACEVLIATPAVKSLIRDMKIEQLYLAMQTGGKFGMLTMNQALFELYSKRKISYQTALDYSTDKDDLKRLLEKVTVKS, from the coding sequence ATGTTAAATATGGAAGAATTACTTAAGCTTCTGGTTGAGAAAAAAGCATCTGACCTGCATTTAACTCCCGGAGTCTCTCCTATGCTGAGAATAGACGGAGAGATGGTTTCCACTGATTTTGACAAACTTACTCCGGATGTATGCCAGAAACTGGTATACTCGCTTCTTACGGACACTCAAAAGGAAAAATTCGAGGCCAACAACGAACTTGACCTGTCATTCGGTATTAAAGGTGTCGGCAGGGTAAGGATGAATGTATTTCGGCAGCGCGGCTCGGTCTCGGCGGCACTCCGCTCGATCCCTACTAAAATCCTAACTTTTGACGACTTGAATTTGCCGCCTGTAGTTTATACCCTGATGAAATTAAAAAAAGGATTGGTGCTGATCACCGGAGCAACGGGTTCAGGAAAATCTACGACCCTGGCCTCTATGATAGATTATTTGAATGAAAACCGCCAGGGGCATATCATAACCATCGAAGACCCGATAGAATACATTCATTATCATAAAAAATGCATAGTCAATCAAAGGGAAGTGGGGGCAGACACAGGGTCATTCCCGAGTGCCTTGAAATATGTCCTGAGGCAAGACCCGGATGTTATTCTAATAGGGGAAATGAGGGACCTTGAAACGATTTCAGCTGCTTTAACTATAGCTGAAACCGGGCATCTTGTTTTTGCAACGCTTCACACTACCGATGCAGCCTCTACGATAAACAGGATAATAGATGTATTTCCGCCGCATCAGCAATTTCAGATACGCTCACAGCTTTCTCTGACCCTTCAGGCGGTTTTTGCCCAGCAGCTTATCCAACTCACTTCAGGCCAGGGACGTACCTTAGCCTGTGAAGTTTTGATAGCAACTCCTGCGGTAAAAAGTTTGATCAGGGATATGAAGATAGAACAACTTTATCTCGCGATGCAAACAGGGGGAAAGTTCGGGATGCTGACCATGAACCAGGCTTTATTTGAATTATATTCAAAAAGAAAGATATCTTATCAGACAGCGCTCGATTATAGCACTGATAAGGATGACTTAAAGCGTTTGTTAGAAAAAGTCACGGTCAAGTCGTAA
- a CDS encoding type II secretion system F family protein gives MPKFSYKARNASGSESTAVIEAPDQRTAMERLKNQKLIVVEISENKPGFIKKIFDKINPMKPSVGSKELVLFSRQLSTLVSAGVPIVQGLSILVDQAESPLFKNVLLSVREDIEQGISINDAMRKHPVAFTELYVAMIKAGEVGGILDAILDRLSSYLEASEELKGKVKGAMVYPAVIGCIAGAVTLFLMIFIIPTFQNIFSQFGGELPLPTKVMIWISEFLRNFILLVLATPVGIFFGFKKYGETEKGRVVLDRIFLKLPVFGILIKKVSVAKFSRTLGTLIKSGVPILQALDTVGKTSGNKIIEQSIETARQAIKEGERMAEPLRKTGVFPEMVVQMIAIGEETGNLDIMLNKIADFYDQEVDVAVKGLTSMIEPLVMVVMGIVVGAIVMSMFMPMFEMGQMASK, from the coding sequence ATGCCTAAGTTTAGCTACAAAGCAAGAAATGCTTCCGGCAGTGAGTCCACAGCTGTAATTGAAGCTCCTGACCAGAGAACTGCGATGGAACGCCTCAAGAATCAGAAGCTTATCGTAGTCGAGATATCCGAAAACAAACCCGGATTTATTAAAAAAATATTTGATAAGATTAATCCAATGAAGCCCAGTGTAGGTTCTAAAGAACTGGTGCTTTTTTCAAGGCAGCTCTCTACTCTGGTTTCTGCTGGTGTGCCAATTGTTCAGGGCCTTTCGATCCTTGTTGACCAGGCTGAAAGCCCGCTATTCAAAAATGTCCTGCTTAGTGTCAGGGAAGATATTGAGCAGGGTATATCCATTAATGATGCTATGAGAAAACATCCTGTCGCATTTACAGAACTTTACGTTGCTATGATAAAAGCCGGAGAAGTCGGTGGCATTTTAGACGCTATCTTAGACAGGCTTTCTTCATATCTTGAAGCATCGGAAGAGTTAAAGGGAAAAGTAAAAGGGGCCATGGTGTACCCGGCAGTTATCGGATGTATCGCAGGAGCTGTAACATTATTCCTTATGATCTTTATAATACCGACATTTCAGAATATTTTTTCTCAATTTGGAGGAGAATTGCCTCTTCCGACAAAAGTAATGATATGGATATCAGAGTTTTTAAGGAATTTCATATTGCTGGTGCTGGCAACTCCTGTCGGGATATTCTTTGGTTTTAAGAAGTATGGAGAAACTGAGAAAGGCAGGGTAGTTCTTGACAGAATTTTCTTGAAACTCCCCGTGTTCGGAATTCTTATAAAAAAAGTATCTGTGGCAAAATTTTCCAGGACGCTTGGTACGCTTATAAAATCTGGTGTACCGATCCTTCAGGCGCTTGATACGGTGGGGAAAACAAGCGGCAATAAAATAATTGAGCAGTCGATAGAAACCGCAAGACAGGCTATAAAGGAAGGGGAAAGAATGGCGGAGCCGCTGCGTAAAACAGGTGTTTTTCCTGAAATGGTTGTTCAGATGATAGCAATTGGTGAAGAAACCGGTAACCTTGACATAATGTTAAATAAAATAGCTGATTTCTATGACCAGGAAGTTGATGTAGCGGTAAAGGGGCTCACAAGCATGATAGAGCCTCTGGTAATGGTAGTAATGGGTATCGTTGTTGGTGCGATCGTAATGTCCATGTTTATGCCTATGTTCGAGATGGGCCAGATGGCAAGTAAATAG
- a CDS encoding prepilin peptidase produces the protein MITYLFICFIFGLIAGSFANVCIYRIPNNLSVVKPRSFCKNCKNRIAWYDNIPVLSFLVLSGKCRHCKEKISLIYPFIEILTGILFILLGWRFMYQPASLFVYSLFTVLLVIIAVIDYQYQIIPDILSLCILILGISFCFFNRELGTNWQMRFLNSILGGVVSAGCLFVVGYLGTMVLKKDAMGGGDIKFILAAGTLVGLKKAFLTIFFASIIGSIIGLMLIVLKKNKRNEYIPFGPFLSLAAYFILFIPSNWLFW, from the coding sequence ATGATAACTTATCTATTCATTTGCTTTATATTCGGATTAATAGCAGGTAGTTTCGCTAATGTTTGCATATACAGAATACCGAATAACCTATCAGTTGTAAAACCAAGGTCTTTTTGTAAAAACTGCAAAAACCGTATCGCGTGGTATGACAATATACCCGTTTTAAGCTTTCTTGTTTTGTCCGGAAAATGTAGGCACTGCAAAGAAAAGATATCTTTAATTTATCCGTTCATTGAAATACTTACTGGCATTCTTTTTATTTTATTAGGATGGAGATTCATGTACCAGCCTGCTTCTTTATTCGTTTATTCATTATTTACAGTGCTGCTTGTAATAATAGCGGTTATCGATTATCAGTATCAGATAATTCCGGATATCTTATCTTTATGTATATTAATCTTAGGCATATCTTTTTGTTTTTTTAACCGTGAGCTCGGAACAAACTGGCAAATGAGGTTCTTAAACTCAATACTTGGGGGAGTCGTAAGCGCAGGGTGTTTATTCGTGGTAGGTTATCTGGGGACTATGGTTTTAAAAAAGGATGCTATGGGAGGAGGGGACATAAAATTTATCCTTGCGGCCGGGACTTTAGTAGGCTTAAAAAAAGCATTCCTCACTATTTTTTTTGCTTCAATAATCGGAAGTATCATAGGCCTTATGCTCATAGTTTTGAAAAAAAATAAAAGAAATGAATATATTCCGTTTGGCCCGTTCCTAAGCCT
- the coaD gene encoding pantetheine-phosphate adenylyltransferase, which translates to MKTAIYPGSFDPPTNGHLDIILRATHLFPKVIVAVTDNSDKKPTFKLKDRITMLKETTKGLNGVRVEFFSGLLVNYAKKRKASVIIRGLRAISDFEFEFQMALMNRRLSKKIETVFLMPDEKYTYISSSLIKQISRLGGSLKGLIPVSVNKYLSKRQVSPLGD; encoded by the coding sequence ATAAAAACAGCTATCTACCCAGGAAGTTTTGACCCTCCAACAAACGGGCATTTAGACATTATTCTGCGAGCTACGCATCTTTTCCCGAAAGTAATAGTAGCGGTAACTGATAATTCCGATAAAAAACCCACTTTTAAATTAAAAGACAGGATTACTATGCTTAAAGAAACCACAAAAGGTTTAAATGGGGTCAGGGTGGAGTTTTTTTCGGGGTTATTGGTTAATTATGCTAAAAAAAGAAAAGCAAGTGTGATAATAAGGGGCCTGCGCGCAATCTCAGATTTTGAATTTGAATTTCAAATGGCTTTAATGAACAGAAGGCTCAGTAAGAAAATTGAGACTGTATTTTTAATGCCGGATGAAAAATATACTTATATTTCCTCAAGCCTGATAAAACAGATTTCACGGCTAGGCGGTTCTTTAAAAGGGCTGATTCCTGTTTCGGTGAATAAATATTTAAGTAAAAGGCAAGTTAGCCCCTTGGGGGACTAA
- the tadA gene encoding Flp pilus assembly complex ATPase component TadA: protein MRLTSLKKRLGDILVDVGIITKEQLDKALETQRMTGEKLGAILAQMGVINEEVMLAFLGKQCGVSYVSINEYGEIPADVVRSIPESVARQQILIPLAKEANTITIAMADPFNVFAIDDIKVMTGLDVNIVIASESEIKEAIEKYYSHTLEFKHTVADLIKSAKDISDEELVSSILSEAVKSKASDIHMQPQADSLHIRFRIDGILHDYSTLGLNEYKNILNRLKKMANLNIDINQYLPRGSKIKIRVDGNDIDLRISIIPTVTGQKLTLQILSNETLCRDLAKLGFETETLAAYKKNIESKSGLIIISSPIYSGKTTTLYSTVGHLNHPDRNILTIEDPVKYIIPGITQVQVDTDNGMTASRVLRSFEMQNPDIIVVDEVRDPETARQCINAALTGHLVFATFPINDSAGVLVHLKNMGIEPFMIATSLRMVLAQRLMRAICPDCRESYDIPTNNVRNIGIDPKFANDQSKIELWRGKGCSSCNFSGYRGRVAIYEILELNSKLRELILDDVQESLLRQLVTDMGVITLREAAWRKVRTGVSTAEEMLRLTKYT, encoded by the coding sequence TTGCGTTTGACTTCCTTAAAGAAAAGACTCGGCGATATCCTGGTGGATGTAGGTATTATCACCAAAGAGCAATTGGATAAAGCCCTTGAAACGCAGCGAATGACCGGAGAAAAACTAGGGGCCATACTTGCGCAGATGGGCGTAATAAATGAAGAGGTCATGCTGGCATTTTTAGGCAAGCAGTGCGGTGTTTCCTATGTATCGATAAATGAGTACGGAGAAATTCCTGCGGACGTTGTGCGCTCGATCCCTGAAAGTGTGGCAAGGCAACAGATACTTATCCCGCTGGCAAAAGAAGCAAATACAATAACGATTGCAATGGCTGACCCTTTTAATGTGTTTGCGATCGACGATATTAAAGTAATGACAGGGCTGGATGTCAATATTGTAATTGCCTCAGAATCCGAAATCAAGGAAGCCATAGAAAAGTACTACAGCCATACTCTTGAATTTAAACATACGGTAGCAGACCTGATAAAATCCGCAAAAGATATCTCAGATGAAGAACTGGTTAGCTCGATTTTGTCCGAAGCCGTTAAAAGTAAAGCTTCGGACATACACATGCAGCCTCAGGCGGATTCCCTGCACATACGTTTCAGGATCGACGGAATTCTGCATGATTACTCTACGTTAGGCCTGAATGAATACAAGAATATTTTGAACAGGCTGAAGAAAATGGCAAACCTTAATATAGACATAAATCAATACCTGCCCAGGGGCTCAAAAATTAAAATAAGGGTAGATGGGAATGACATAGATCTAAGAATATCCATAATCCCAACGGTTACCGGACAAAAGCTCACTCTGCAGATATTGAGCAATGAAACGCTCTGCAGGGACCTGGCAAAACTTGGTTTTGAAACCGAAACTTTGGCAGCTTATAAAAAAAATATAGAATCAAAAAGCGGCCTTATAATAATATCAAGCCCTATATATTCAGGAAAAACTACGACTCTTTATTCAACCGTAGGCCACCTAAATCATCCGGACAGGAACATATTGACGATCGAAGACCCAGTTAAGTATATAATCCCTGGGATCACTCAGGTCCAGGTGGACACAGATAACGGAATGACGGCTTCAAGGGTATTAAGGTCCTTTGAAATGCAAAACCCGGATATAATCGTTGTTGACGAGGTCCGGGATCCTGAGACCGCAAGGCAATGTATCAACGCGGCATTGACCGGGCATTTGGTTTTTGCAACATTCCCGATAAACGATTCGGCCGGAGTCCTTGTACATTTAAAAAATATGGGGATCGAACCGTTCATGATAGCGACCTCATTAAGGATGGTCCTTGCACAAAGGCTTATGCGCGCTATATGCCCCGATTGCAGGGAGAGTTATGATATCCCGACGAACAATGTGCGTAATATCGGCATTGACCCCAAGTTCGCTAATGACCAGTCAAAAATAGAATTATGGCGGGGCAAGGGATGTAGTTCCTGTAATTTCTCCGGATACAGGGGCAGGGTAGCCATTTATGAGATATTAGAATTAAACAGCAAACTGCGGGAACTAATATTAGACGATGTACAGGAATCGCTCCTAAGGCAATTAGTCACAGATATGGGTGTGATTACCTTGCGTGAAGCTGCCTGGAGAAAAGTCCGGACAGGAGTTTCTACTGCAGAAGAAATGTTAAGGCTTACAAAGTATACATAA